One genomic region from Pseudoduganella dura encodes:
- a CDS encoding glutathione S-transferase family protein — translation MITVHHLNNSRSQRVLWLLEELGLPYQVVRYQRDARTMLAPPELKSVHPLGKSPVIVDGECTVAESGAIIEYLVDHYDQGALRPPARTPEKLRWTYFLHYAEGSMMPPLLMKLIFDRVETAPAPFFVKPIARGIAKKVKDTYILPQIRQHLAYLEAELGRREWFAGDTFSAADIQLSFPLEAAASRGGLDAATYPKLAAFLARIHARPAYQRALEQGGPYELLR, via the coding sequence ATGATCACTGTCCACCACCTGAACAATTCCCGCTCGCAGCGCGTGCTGTGGCTGCTGGAAGAACTGGGCCTGCCGTACCAGGTCGTGCGCTACCAGCGCGATGCGCGCACGATGCTGGCGCCGCCGGAGCTCAAGAGCGTGCACCCGCTGGGCAAGTCGCCCGTGATCGTGGATGGCGAATGCACGGTGGCCGAATCGGGCGCGATCATCGAATACCTGGTCGATCACTATGACCAGGGCGCCCTGCGGCCGCCGGCACGCACGCCGGAAAAGCTGCGCTGGACCTACTTCCTGCATTACGCCGAAGGGTCGATGATGCCGCCGCTGCTGATGAAGCTGATCTTCGACCGGGTGGAAACGGCGCCGGCGCCGTTCTTCGTCAAGCCGATCGCGCGCGGCATCGCGAAGAAGGTCAAAGACACCTACATCCTGCCGCAGATCCGCCAGCACCTCGCCTACCTGGAAGCGGAACTGGGCCGCCGCGAGTGGTTCGCCGGCGACACCTTCAGCGCGGCCGATATCCAGCTGAGCTTCCCGCTCGAGGCCGCGGCATCCCGCGGCGGCCTCGATGCCGCCACGTATCCGAAGCTGGCGGCCTTCCTCGCGCGCATCCACGCGCGGCCCGCCTACCAGCGCGCGCTGGAACAGGGCGGCCCCTACGAGCTGCTGCGCTGA
- a CDS encoding 5'-3' exonuclease: MGRLLAIDGLNIVRRVYEASPEPDSDLKAEIALRHALNSFRTLINGHEPSHVLPAFDYGGSTWRHALYGGYRESRAPMPAPLRAALPGFYAKLATFGLRPVSLPDVEADDVIGTVVVRWLAQNRGEAVVATTDKDLHCLIAHGARVWDHFKSEWHDHAWVENKWGVPPDQLPDLLALMGDATDSIPGVSKVGLKTAAKLLRTYGTLDGIMAGAGILKDSVGEALRKEREMLYLSRRLVQLKMDVTVGVSWNMLAWNREQ, from the coding sequence ATGGGACGCCTGCTTGCCATCGACGGCCTGAACATCGTGCGGCGCGTGTACGAGGCCAGCCCCGAGCCCGACTCGGACCTGAAGGCCGAGATCGCGCTGCGCCATGCGCTCAATTCCTTCCGCACGCTGATCAACGGCCACGAGCCTTCGCACGTGCTGCCGGCGTTCGACTATGGCGGCAGCACCTGGCGGCATGCGCTGTATGGCGGCTACCGCGAGTCGCGCGCGCCGATGCCCGCGCCGCTGCGCGCCGCGCTGCCCGGTTTTTATGCGAAGCTCGCGACATTCGGGCTGCGCCCCGTGTCGCTGCCGGACGTGGAGGCCGACGACGTGATCGGCACCGTGGTGGTGCGCTGGCTGGCCCAGAATCGCGGCGAGGCCGTGGTGGCAACCACCGACAAGGACCTGCACTGCCTGATCGCCCACGGCGCCCGCGTGTGGGACCACTTCAAGAGCGAATGGCACGATCACGCGTGGGTCGAGAACAAGTGGGGCGTGCCGCCGGACCAGCTGCCCGACCTGCTGGCGCTGATGGGCGACGCCACCGACAGCATTCCCGGCGTCTCGAAAGTGGGGCTGAAGACGGCGGCGAAGCTGCTGCGCACCTACGGCACGCTGGACGGCATCATGGCCGGCGCCGGCATCCTGAAGGATTCGGTCGGCGAGGCGCTGCGCAAGGAGCGGGAGATGCTGTATCTTTCCCGTCGGCTCGTGCAGCTGAAGATGGACGTGACGGTGGGCGTCAGCTGGAATATGCTGGCCTGGAACCGCGAACAATAA
- a CDS encoding response regulator: MLKAVIIDGSAVARGLLNTVLTDGGYDVVGQAHTCAAGTALLIKFNPQIVCINREQLEQDVAGAEAMRRQWPKALIFMVSSEFDAATVQKAHAMGINGFIVKPFNAGTVLKTIRNTVIAMVKRQQKALEDAGGQEPPAE; encoded by the coding sequence ATGCTGAAAGCAGTGATCATCGACGGCAGCGCGGTGGCGCGCGGCCTGCTCAACACGGTACTGACCGATGGCGGCTACGACGTGGTCGGCCAGGCGCATACCTGCGCGGCCGGCACCGCGCTGCTGATCAAGTTCAATCCGCAGATCGTCTGCATCAACCGCGAACAGCTGGAACAGGATGTTGCCGGCGCGGAGGCGATGCGCAGGCAATGGCCGAAGGCGCTGATCTTCATGGTGTCCAGCGAGTTCGATGCCGCCACGGTGCAGAAGGCGCATGCGATGGGCATCAACGGCTTCATCGTCAAGCCGTTCAATGCCGGTACCGTTCTGAAGACGATCCGCAATACTGTCATCGCGATGGTGAAGCGGCAGCAGAAGGCGCTGGAGGATGCCGGCGGGCAGGAGCCGCCGGCGGAGTAG
- the mnmA gene encoding tRNA 2-thiouridine(34) synthase MnmA: protein MSKKKVVIGMSGGVDSSVSAWLLKEQGYEVVGLFMKNWEDDDDSEYCSTRQDWIDAASVADVVGVDIEAVNFAAEYKDRVFAEFLREYQAGRTPNPDVLCNAEIKFKAFLDHAMLLGADLIATGHYARVRHNTATGTHELLKAVDHTKDQSYFLHRLNQAQLSKTLFPLGEIPKTEVRQIAEKLKLPNAAKKDSTGICFIGERPFREFLHRYLSYKPGPMKTADGQTVGEHVGLSFYTLGQRKGIGIGGVKSYQKADGSSDAWYVARKDVATNTLWVVQGHDHPWLLSPDLAADQASWIAGVPPEAGRIAAKTRYRQADVACDLAPQGASDFALSFMDPQWAVTPGQSAVLYDGDVCLGGGIIAGPRG, encoded by the coding sequence ATGAGCAAGAAGAAAGTCGTGATCGGCATGTCCGGCGGTGTGGATTCCTCGGTGTCGGCATGGCTGCTGAAGGAACAGGGCTACGAGGTGGTGGGCCTGTTCATGAAGAACTGGGAAGACGACGACGATTCCGAATACTGCTCCACCCGCCAGGACTGGATCGACGCGGCCAGCGTGGCCGACGTGGTGGGCGTGGACATCGAAGCCGTCAACTTCGCCGCCGAATACAAGGACCGCGTGTTCGCCGAATTCCTGCGCGAATACCAGGCCGGCCGCACGCCGAACCCGGATGTGCTGTGCAACGCCGAGATCAAGTTCAAGGCCTTTCTCGACCACGCGATGCTGCTGGGCGCCGACCTGATCGCCACCGGCCACTATGCGCGCGTGCGCCACAACACGGCCACGGGCACGCACGAGCTGCTCAAGGCCGTCGACCACACGAAGGACCAGAGCTACTTCCTGCACCGGCTGAACCAGGCGCAGCTGTCGAAGACGCTGTTCCCGCTGGGCGAAATCCCGAAGACGGAAGTGCGCCAGATCGCCGAAAAGCTGAAACTGCCGAATGCCGCGAAAAAGGATTCAACCGGCATCTGCTTCATCGGCGAGCGGCCGTTCCGCGAGTTCCTGCACCGTTACCTGTCCTACAAGCCGGGGCCGATGAAGACGGCCGACGGCCAGACGGTCGGCGAGCACGTCGGGCTGTCGTTCTACACGCTGGGCCAGCGCAAGGGCATTGGCATCGGCGGCGTGAAGAGCTACCAGAAGGCCGATGGCAGCAGCGACGCGTGGTACGTGGCGCGCAAGGATGTGGCGACGAACACGCTGTGGGTGGTGCAGGGCCACGATCACCCGTGGCTGCTGTCGCCGGACCTGGCGGCCGACCAGGCCAGCTGGATCGCCGGCGTGCCGCCGGAGGCCGGCCGGATCGCCGCCAAGACGCGCTACCGGCAGGCCGACGTGGCCTGCGACCTGGCGCCGCAGGGGGCTTCCGACTTCGCGCTGTCGTTCATGGATCCGCAATGGGCCGTGACACCGGGGCAATCGGCCGTGCTGTACGACGGCGATGTGTGCCTGGGAGGCGGGATCATCGCCGGGCCGCGGGGCTGA
- a CDS encoding NUDIX hydrolase, which produces MPRTWKPNVTVAAVIERDGKFLLIEEETSDGIRLNQPAGHLDPLESLEEAVVRETLEETGHDFTPTALVGMYMSRYRSARTGELVTYLRFAFCGDVGQYYPDRPLDDGILRIMWLTRDEIAACRDRHRSPLLMTCVDEYLAGKRAPLELLHTHVSVYEEV; this is translated from the coding sequence ATGCCGCGTACCTGGAAACCCAATGTGACCGTTGCCGCCGTCATCGAGCGCGACGGCAAATTCCTGCTGATCGAAGAAGAGACCAGCGACGGCATCCGCCTGAACCAGCCGGCCGGCCACCTGGACCCGCTCGAATCGCTGGAAGAGGCCGTGGTGCGCGAAACGCTGGAAGAAACCGGCCATGATTTCACGCCCACGGCGCTGGTGGGCATGTACATGTCGCGCTACCGCTCGGCCCGCACCGGCGAGCTGGTCACCTACCTGCGCTTCGCCTTTTGCGGCGACGTGGGCCAGTACTACCCGGACCGTCCGCTGGATGACGGCATCCTGCGCATCATGTGGCTGACACGCGACGAAATCGCGGCCTGCCGCGATCGTCACCGCAGCCCGCTGCTGATGACATGCGTGGACGAATACCTGGCGGGAAAACGCGCCCCGCTCGAACTGCTGCATACGCACGTCTCGGTCTACGAGGAAGTGTGA
- a CDS encoding Re/Si-specific NAD(P)(+) transhydrogenase subunit alpha, translating into MRIGIPAETRPGETRVAATPETVKKLAGKHQLIVQSGAGTAASIPDDAYAAAGATVVPDAAAAFGADIVLKVRAPDDGERALIRPGTVLVGMLNPFDADNIAAMAAGGLSAFALEAAPRITRAQSMDVLSSQANIAGYKAVMVAANTYGRFMPMLMTAAGTVKAARVLIMGVGVAGLQAIATAKRLGAVIEASDVRPPVKEQVESLGAKFIDVPFLTDEEKEIAQGAGGYARPMPADWMRRQAELVHERAKQADIVITTALIPGRKAPVLISEDTVRAMKPGSVIVDLAVEQGGNCPLSELGKTVIRHGVHIVGEPNLACLVAADASALYARNVLDFLKLIIDKDDRLSIDREDEIIKATLVAHGGDILRK; encoded by the coding sequence ATGAGGATAGGAATACCGGCCGAAACGCGGCCGGGCGAAACCCGGGTCGCCGCGACCCCCGAGACGGTCAAGAAACTCGCGGGCAAGCATCAATTGATCGTTCAATCCGGGGCCGGCACGGCCGCCTCCATTCCCGACGACGCCTATGCCGCGGCCGGCGCCACCGTCGTGCCCGATGCCGCCGCCGCGTTCGGCGCCGACATCGTGCTGAAGGTGCGAGCGCCGGATGACGGGGAGCGGGCGCTGATCAGGCCCGGCACGGTCCTGGTCGGAATGCTCAACCCGTTCGATGCCGACAACATCGCCGCGATGGCCGCCGGCGGGCTGTCCGCCTTCGCGCTGGAAGCCGCGCCCCGCATCACCCGTGCACAGTCGATGGACGTGCTTTCCTCGCAGGCCAACATCGCCGGCTACAAGGCCGTGATGGTGGCCGCCAATACCTACGGGCGCTTCATGCCGATGCTGATGACGGCCGCCGGCACGGTCAAGGCGGCCCGGGTGCTGATCATGGGCGTGGGCGTGGCGGGCCTGCAGGCGATCGCCACCGCCAAGCGGCTGGGCGCCGTGATCGAGGCGTCCGACGTGCGGCCGCCCGTCAAGGAGCAGGTCGAATCGCTGGGCGCGAAATTCATCGACGTGCCGTTCCTCACCGACGAGGAAAAGGAAATCGCCCAGGGCGCCGGCGGCTACGCGCGGCCGATGCCGGCTGACTGGATGCGCAGGCAGGCCGAGCTGGTGCACGAACGCGCGAAACAGGCTGACATCGTCATCACCACCGCGCTGATCCCGGGCCGCAAGGCGCCCGTGCTGATTTCCGAAGACACGGTAAGGGCGATGAAGCCCGGCTCCGTGATCGTCGACCTGGCGGTGGAGCAGGGCGGCAACTGCCCGCTGTCCGAACTGGGCAAGACCGTGATCAGGCACGGGGTGCACATCGTCGGCGAGCCGAACCTGGCCTGCCTGGTGGCGGCCGACGCATCGGCGCTGTATGCCCGCAACGTGCTCGATTTCCTGAAACTGATCATCGACAAGGACGACAGGCTGTCGATCGACCGGGAAGACGAGATCATCAAGGCCACGCTGGTGGCGCACGGCGGGGACATACTCAGAAAATAA
- a CDS encoding proton-translocating transhydrogenase family protein, whose protein sequence is MEVSHTIINLIIFVLAIYVGYHVVWNVTPALHTPLMAVTNAISAIVIVGAMLAAALTEGVIGQVAGTVAVALAAVNVFGGFLVTRRMLEMFRKKDKKEGGK, encoded by the coding sequence GTGGAAGTGAGTCACACCATCATCAACTTGATCATCTTCGTGCTGGCCATCTATGTGGGCTACCACGTCGTCTGGAACGTGACGCCGGCGCTGCATACGCCGCTGATGGCCGTCACCAATGCGATCTCCGCGATCGTCATCGTCGGCGCCATGCTGGCCGCCGCGCTGACCGAAGGCGTGATCGGGCAGGTGGCCGGCACGGTCGCCGTGGCGCTGGCCGCCGTCAACGTGTTCGGCGGCTTCCTCGTCACGCGCCGCATGCTGGAGATGTTCCGCAAGAAGGATAAAAAAGAAGGAGGCAAATGA
- a CDS encoding NAD(P)(+) transhydrogenase (Re/Si-specific) subunit beta — translation MAFISLNLVTMLYLVASVCFIQALKGLSSPASARRGNAFGMAGMAIAVLTTLALIARLQAESAAGGGAGFGPGFIRLALGVIVGGAIGAWLAKTVEMTKMPELVAAMHSLIGLAAVCIAVAAVSEPQAFGIAAPGQPLPLGNRIELFIGTFVGAITFSGSVIAFGKLAGKYKFRLFQGAPVVFAGQHVLNLVLALVMIGLGLAFVFADGVAPAWLPFVVMTAIAFVLGVLIIIPIGGADMPVVVSMLNSYSGWAAAGIGFSLNNSMLIIAGSLVGSSGAILSYIMCKAMNRSFFNVILGGFGGDAAAASTGGAQVARPVKSGSADDAAFLMSNAETVIIVPGYGLAVARAQHALKELVEKLTEHGVTVKYAIHPVAGRMPGHMNVLLAEAEVPYDQVFEMEDVNGEFAQADVALILGANDVVNPAAKDPKSPIAGMPILEAYKAKTVIVNKRSMASGYAGLDNELFYMDKTMMVFGDAKKIIEEMVKAVD, via the coding sequence ATGGCCTTCATCTCGCTGAACCTGGTGACGATGCTGTACCTCGTTGCCTCCGTGTGCTTCATCCAGGCCTTGAAGGGCCTGTCGTCGCCGGCCAGCGCGCGGCGCGGCAATGCGTTCGGCATGGCGGGCATGGCGATCGCCGTGCTGACGACGCTCGCGCTGATCGCCAGGCTGCAGGCCGAAAGCGCCGCGGGCGGCGGCGCCGGTTTCGGCCCGGGTTTCATCCGCCTGGCGCTGGGCGTCATCGTCGGCGGCGCGATCGGCGCCTGGCTCGCGAAGACCGTCGAGATGACGAAGATGCCGGAACTCGTCGCCGCCATGCACTCGCTGATCGGCCTCGCCGCCGTCTGCATCGCCGTGGCAGCCGTCTCGGAGCCGCAGGCGTTCGGCATCGCCGCGCCGGGCCAGCCGCTGCCGCTGGGTAACCGCATCGAGCTGTTCATCGGCACGTTCGTGGGCGCGATCACGTTCTCCGGGTCCGTCATCGCGTTCGGCAAGCTCGCCGGCAAATACAAGTTCCGGCTGTTCCAGGGCGCGCCGGTGGTGTTCGCCGGCCAGCACGTGCTGAATTTGGTGCTGGCGCTGGTGATGATCGGGCTGGGCCTGGCGTTCGTGTTCGCCGACGGGGTGGCGCCGGCCTGGCTGCCGTTCGTTGTGATGACGGCGATCGCGTTCGTGCTGGGCGTGCTGATCATCATTCCGATCGGCGGGGCGGACATGCCGGTGGTGGTCTCGATGCTGAACAGCTACTCGGGCTGGGCGGCGGCCGGCATCGGTTTTTCGCTGAACAACTCGATGCTGATCATCGCCGGTTCGCTGGTGGGTTCCTCGGGCGCGATCCTGTCGTACATCATGTGCAAGGCGATGAACCGCTCGTTCTTCAACGTGATCCTGGGCGGTTTTGGAGGAGACGCGGCGGCGGCGAGTACGGGCGGGGCCCAGGTGGCACGCCCGGTCAAATCCGGCTCGGCCGACGATGCCGCGTTCCTGATGAGTAACGCGGAAACCGTCATCATCGTGCCCGGCTACGGCCTCGCGGTGGCACGCGCCCAGCACGCGCTGAAAGAGCTGGTGGAAAAACTGACCGAGCACGGCGTTACCGTCAAATACGCGATCCACCCCGTGGCCGGCCGCATGCCGGGCCACATGAACGTGCTGCTGGCCGAAGCCGAGGTGCCGTACGACCAGGTGTTCGAGATGGAAGACGTCAACGGCGAATTCGCCCAGGCCGACGTGGCGCTGATCCTGGGCGCGAACGACGTCGTCAATCCCGCCGCCAAGGACCCGAAATCGCCGATCGCCGGCATGCCGATCCTCGAGGCCTACAAAGCCAAGACGGTCATCGTCAACAAGCGCTCGATGGCCTCCGGCTACGCCGGCCTCGACAACGAGCTGTTCTACATGGACAAGACGATGATGGTGTTCGGCGACGCCAAGAAGATCATCGAGGAAATGGTGAAGGCGGTCGACTGA
- a CDS encoding LacI family DNA-binding transcriptional regulator, whose product MATIKDVARLAGVGLGTASRVVSGKGAVSPATQAKVRKAIEELDFRPSHAARALLSGYSRMIGVYIPVLKGTFYTPILQMIDVELRANGLHMVVAFGAGQGDALRQAVEGIEFLLERGCDGIISMSNILGDEDIAALGARGANIVVVNNATSGLGEQAFQVDHRKGGALAADTLLEHGHRRIAVIAGPSDAPDNVERIDGFMKALKKGGIDTGSLWTAESDFSPDGGFACAKELLASGYAFTALFCANDEMAVGALSHFQEAGIAVPRDVSVLGYDDTPSAEFSAPRLTSVHIPWRDVVKAGLNALLNRCYAGERPVARRFPLSITHRASLGPVPAVKARTHKQ is encoded by the coding sequence GTGGCAACCATCAAGGACGTGGCCCGGCTGGCGGGCGTGGGACTCGGCACCGCATCGCGTGTGGTCAGCGGCAAGGGCGCGGTGTCGCCGGCCACCCAGGCCAAGGTGCGCAAGGCGATCGAGGAGCTCGATTTCCGGCCGTCGCATGCGGCCAGGGCCCTGCTGTCCGGTTATTCGAGGATGATCGGGGTCTATATCCCGGTCCTGAAGGGCACGTTCTATACGCCGATCCTGCAGATGATCGATGTCGAGCTGCGCGCCAACGGCCTGCACATGGTGGTGGCATTCGGCGCGGGGCAGGGCGATGCGCTGCGCCAGGCTGTCGAGGGCATCGAGTTCCTGCTGGAGCGGGGCTGCGACGGCATCATTTCGATGAGCAACATCCTCGGCGACGAAGACATCGCGGCGCTGGGTGCGCGTGGCGCCAACATCGTTGTCGTCAACAACGCCACCAGCGGCCTGGGCGAGCAGGCATTCCAGGTCGATCACCGCAAGGGCGGCGCATTGGCCGCGGACACGCTGCTGGAGCATGGCCATCGCCGGATCGCCGTCATCGCCGGCCCGTCGGACGCGCCGGACAACGTGGAGCGGATCGACGGCTTCATGAAGGCGCTGAAGAAGGGCGGCATCGATACCGGCAGCCTGTGGACCGCGGAAAGCGACTTCTCGCCGGACGGCGGCTTCGCCTGCGCGAAGGAACTGCTCGCATCGGGATACGCCTTCACCGCGCTGTTCTGCGCCAACGACGAGATGGCCGTCGGCGCGTTGTCGCACTTCCAGGAAGCCGGCATCGCCGTGCCGCGCGACGTGTCCGTGCTCGGCTACGACGACACGCCCAGCGCCGAGTTCTCCGCGCCGCGCCTCACGTCCGTCCACATCCCGTGGCGCGACGTGGTGAAGGCGGGCCTGAATGCGCTGCTGAACCGCTGCTATGCCGGCGAGCGTCCGGTCGCGCGGCGTTTCCCGCTCAGCATCACGCACCGGGCTTCGCTCGGGCCCGTGCCTGCCGTCAAGGCACGAACGCACAAACAGTAA